A window of the Synechococcus sp. JA-3-3Ab genome harbors these coding sequences:
- a CDS encoding HAMP domain-containing sensor histidine kinase — protein sequence MSPVSTAEPLAEVQSPEAAAASPPQPLPGETGEPSRGGFFWGSLRRWWSRWKQKLRLETQLLFVATLVVSLVVSSFTFWAVSTVQQDARFNEARFGRDLGLLLAANVAPLIAEDRIGEVAQLSRQYFESTSSIRYLLYADPEGNIYYGIPFSNQEVKTSLSLTRRIQLPDNRPPAEGQPLVRTHLTPAGRVTDIFVGIYHQGRFLGTLGLGINPNPALVRSTQLAREVAIGVFLAVWVLAILGAVVNALTITYPIKALVKGVQEITKGNFKQRIDLPFGGELAQLIDSFNEMAERLQSYEEQNIEELAAAKAKLETLVFSIVDAAILLDAEFRVLLLNPAASRMFGWEGEPVLGKPLPELLPEDLRQQLARPLMQIARGDQEAEEIRVNLSGPTKRVIRILLSPVSDPRRQNLKGIVMTVQDITREVELNEAKAQFISNISHELRTPLFSIKSFIETLYEYGEQMSPEERLDYLEIANRETDRLTRLVNDVLDLSRLESGKQYHFEAVDIAAVIEQTLRTHHLQARDKGIQLRKFVDPDLPLVWGNYDLLLQVMTNLLGNALKFTPSGGLVTVHAHPVVQADGSPQAVRVAVADTGIGIAPEDQERIFDRFFRVENRVHTLEGTGLGLAIVRNILEKHHTRICLESKLEQGSTFWFDLHLYTENGPLEFAAQPGETDPPSCRWREDSRHTHQS from the coding sequence ATGTCTCCTGTCAGCACTGCCGAGCCCCTTGCCGAAGTCCAATCCCCTGAGGCGGCTGCTGCTTCTCCTCCCCAGCCCTTGCCGGGGGAGACTGGGGAGCCGTCAAGGGGGGGGTTCTTTTGGGGATCCCTGCGGCGCTGGTGGTCTCGCTGGAAACAAAAGCTGCGCCTGGAGACCCAGTTGCTCTTTGTGGCCACGCTGGTGGTCTCGCTGGTGGTGAGCAGCTTCACCTTCTGGGCCGTCAGCACCGTGCAGCAGGATGCGCGCTTTAACGAAGCCCGCTTTGGCCGGGATCTGGGGCTGCTGTTGGCGGCCAATGTCGCCCCCCTGATCGCAGAAGATCGCATTGGCGAAGTGGCCCAGCTGTCGCGGCAATATTTTGAGAGCACCAGCAGCATTCGCTATTTGCTCTATGCCGACCCGGAGGGGAACATCTACTACGGGATCCCGTTTTCCAACCAGGAGGTGAAAACCTCCCTCAGCCTTACCCGTCGCATCCAACTGCCGGACAACCGCCCGCCTGCCGAGGGTCAGCCGCTGGTGCGCACCCACCTCACCCCTGCCGGGCGGGTGACGGACATTTTTGTCGGCATCTATCATCAGGGCCGCTTTTTGGGCACCCTCGGCCTTGGCATCAACCCCAACCCCGCCCTCGTGCGCTCGACGCAACTGGCGCGGGAGGTCGCGATTGGAGTGTTCTTGGCGGTGTGGGTTCTGGCCATCCTGGGAGCCGTGGTCAACGCCCTCACCATTACTTACCCCATCAAAGCACTGGTCAAGGGCGTCCAGGAGATCACCAAGGGCAACTTCAAGCAGCGCATCGACCTGCCCTTTGGGGGAGAGCTGGCCCAGCTCATCGACAGCTTTAACGAGATGGCGGAGCGGCTGCAGAGCTACGAGGAGCAGAACATCGAAGAACTGGCCGCCGCCAAGGCCAAGCTGGAGACTTTGGTTTTCTCCATCGTCGATGCCGCCATTTTGCTGGACGCTGAGTTTCGCGTACTCTTGCTCAACCCGGCGGCTTCCCGCATGTTCGGCTGGGAGGGCGAGCCTGTTTTGGGCAAGCCCTTGCCGGAGCTGTTGCCCGAGGATCTGCGGCAGCAGTTGGCCCGCCCCCTGATGCAAATTGCCCGCGGGGATCAAGAGGCAGAGGAAATTCGCGTCAACCTCAGCGGCCCCACCAAGCGCGTCATCCGCATCCTGCTGTCGCCGGTGTCGGATCCGCGGCGGCAAAACCTCAAGGGGATCGTGATGACGGTGCAGGACATCACCCGCGAGGTGGAGCTCAACGAGGCCAAGGCCCAGTTCATCAGCAACATCAGCCACGAGCTGCGCACCCCACTCTTTAGCATCAAGTCCTTCATCGAGACCCTCTACGAGTACGGCGAGCAGATGTCGCCAGAGGAGCGGCTGGACTATCTGGAAATTGCCAACCGCGAAACCGATCGCCTCACCCGCCTGGTCAACGATGTGTTGGATTTGTCCCGTCTGGAGTCGGGGAAACAGTACCACTTCGAGGCTGTCGATATTGCAGCGGTGATCGAGCAAACCCTGCGCACCCACCACCTGCAAGCCCGCGACAAAGGGATCCAGTTGCGCAAGTTCGTCGATCCGGATCTGCCCCTGGTGTGGGGCAACTACGATCTGCTGCTGCAAGTGATGACCAATCTCTTGGGCAATGCCCTCAAGTTCACGCCCTCGGGAGGGCTGGTGACGGTGCATGCCCACCCGGTCGTGCAGGCGGATGGATCCCCGCAGGCGGTGCGGGTGGCGGTGGCCGATACGGGCATCGGCATTGCCCCGGAGGATCAGGAGCGGATCTTCGACCGCTTTTTCCGGGTGGAGAACCGCGTCCACACCCTGGAGGGCACCGGCCTGGGCCTGGCCATCGTGCGCAACATCCTGGAGAAACACCACACCCGCATCTGCCTGGAAAGCAAGCTGGAACAGGGATCCACCTTCTGGTTCGACCTGCACCTCTACACCGAAAACGGGCCGCTGGAGTTTGCCGCCCAGCCAGGCGAAACGGATCCCCCCAGTTGCCGCTGGCGGGAGGACTCCCGTCACACCCATCAATCTTGA
- a CDS encoding DUF4126 domain-containing protein produces MGLGLSAACGFRIFVPLLVMNLAARSGHLPLAPDLQWIGSEEVLSVFAVATFFEVAAYCVPWVDNLLDVVATPVAVAAGILVMSAARDPSTLEKVLSCEGLLPCRLAGPGSPPVGILSFASWMTATPTRRIWLFFSAARRGWCFSSSCIGRIGRGCCRCWAGGA; encoded by the coding sequence TTGGGATTGGGCCTCAGCGCTGCCTGCGGCTTTCGCATTTTTGTGCCGCTGTTGGTGATGAACCTGGCAGCTCGCTCCGGGCATCTGCCGTTGGCTCCCGATCTGCAGTGGATTGGGTCGGAAGAGGTGCTGTCGGTTTTTGCGGTGGCTACCTTTTTCGAGGTTGCTGCCTACTGTGTACCCTGGGTGGATAACCTGCTGGACGTGGTGGCAACGCCGGTGGCGGTAGCGGCCGGGATCCTGGTGATGTCGGCGGCAAGGGATCCCTCTACACTGGAGAAGGTTTTGAGTTGTGAGGGGTTGCTGCCATGCCGCCTCGCTGGCCCCGGAAGCCCTCCCGTCGGGATCCTGAGTTTCGCAAGCTGGATGACCGCTACACCTACGCGGCGCATCTGGCTGTTTTTCTCTGCAGCGCGTCGGGGCTGGTGTTTTTCCAGCAGCTGTATCGGGCGGATTGGCCGTGGCTGCTGCCGCTGTTGGGCGGGTGGGGCCTAG
- a CDS encoding hemolysin family protein, translating into MGNFLLLAFLLLLSGACSGAETAITAMDNLRLESLIEEQGDPQGLYRLAQQQRSRMITTLLLVNNFVNIGIAALATTISIELLGSQFGALAATVPTTILVLLVGEVAPKSLAVSHPLAVFRWVVRPVHVLSVLLRPFTAASEWVVRRLFNLLELSPLTATASLKDLELLIDVLGQRGLLDWQKRRLFRGAMALDLLQAGDVAKPRVKMETISHDKTLQDVVKLCLETGYSRIPVQGESKDEIVGVIHLKQALRYLEQKGNAEVTKAMSPPFFVPETKRVSLLLKEMLRSRQHLGIVVDEFGGTTGLITLEDILEELVGDIYDESDLSPLLLQRQRRQRLFSSGSP; encoded by the coding sequence ATGGGTAATTTCCTCCTCCTGGCTTTTCTGCTTCTCCTCTCAGGGGCCTGCTCCGGAGCGGAAACCGCCATCACGGCTATGGACAACCTGCGCTTGGAGTCCCTGATCGAAGAACAAGGGGATCCGCAAGGCCTCTATCGACTGGCTCAACAACAGCGCTCGCGGATGATCACCACCCTGTTGTTGGTGAACAACTTTGTCAACATCGGCATTGCCGCCCTGGCCACCACCATCTCTATTGAGCTGCTGGGATCCCAGTTTGGAGCTTTGGCCGCCACCGTGCCCACCACGATCCTGGTGCTCCTGGTGGGGGAAGTGGCGCCCAAGTCTTTGGCGGTGAGCCATCCGCTGGCAGTGTTCCGCTGGGTGGTGCGGCCTGTCCATGTCCTCTCGGTGCTGCTGCGCCCTTTTACCGCTGCCTCTGAGTGGGTTGTCAGGAGACTGTTCAACCTGTTGGAGCTCTCGCCGCTGACAGCCACCGCTTCCCTCAAGGATTTGGAGCTGTTGATCGATGTGCTGGGGCAGCGAGGGCTACTGGATTGGCAAAAACGGCGCCTGTTTCGCGGGGCGATGGCGTTGGATTTGCTCCAGGCTGGGGATGTGGCCAAGCCAAGGGTAAAAATGGAGACCATTTCCCACGACAAAACGCTGCAGGATGTGGTGAAGCTCTGCCTGGAGACGGGCTACTCCCGCATCCCCGTGCAGGGGGAATCCAAGGACGAGATCGTCGGCGTCATCCACCTCAAGCAGGCCCTGCGCTACCTGGAGCAAAAGGGCAATGCCGAGGTGACCAAGGCCATGTCCCCGCCTTTTTTTGTGCCCGAGACCAAGCGCGTCAGCCTGCTGCTCAAAGAGATGCTGCGCTCCCGCCAACACCTGGGGATCGTGGTGGATGAGTTTGGCGGCACCACCGGCCTCATTACGCTGGAGGACATTTTGGAAGAGCTGGTGGGGGATATCTACGACGAGAGCGACCTTTCCCCCCTGCTGCTGCAGCGGCAACGACGACAGCGCCTCTTCTCTTCTGGCTCCCCTTGA
- a CDS encoding bifunctional pantoate--beta-alanine ligase/(d)CMP kinase: MQWLRTVAALREQVASWRGSTIGLVPTMGSLHEGHLSLIRRCRQECDHTVVSIFVNPLQFGPNEDWDRYPRDEEGDRALCEAAGVDVVFAPDPQEMGADPATAGDRTWVMPPESLLQTLCAPHRPGHFRGVATIVLQLLNLVQPQRAYFGQKDAQQLAIIQRLVQDLQIPTTIVPCPTVREADGLAYSSRNRYLSAVERQVAASLYRALRRGYDHWQAGDPSAEGILAAARAELERTPELRVQYLELVDPQTLQPLSEVKDKGLLAIAAYVGQTRLIDNLLLSPEGVDPLPQEQQSAVPPSPKRGRRPLIAIDGPAGAGKSSVARAVAAQLQLLYLDTGAMYRAITWLALQRGIPLDDAEQLTQLAAQTQLTLQSGPSADEPTRIWADGEEVTQAIRSPEVTRWVSQVAAVPGVRQELVKRQRLIGRDGGAVLEGRDIGTHVFPDAELKVFLTASVGERAQRRQHQLQAQGQVVSLEELKAQIEQRDRRDSERLISPLRPAPDAILIDTDHLSQAEVEDKIVRLYRQLLERSGAAHFDII, from the coding sequence ATGCAGTGGCTGCGCACGGTGGCGGCTTTGCGGGAGCAGGTAGCGAGCTGGCGGGGATCTACCATAGGCCTGGTGCCAACGATGGGATCCCTGCACGAAGGACATCTCAGCCTAATTCGCCGCTGCCGCCAAGAGTGTGACCACACGGTGGTCAGCATCTTTGTCAACCCCCTCCAATTTGGCCCCAACGAAGACTGGGATCGCTACCCCCGCGACGAGGAAGGGGATCGGGCTCTGTGTGAAGCCGCGGGCGTGGATGTGGTGTTTGCCCCCGACCCGCAGGAGATGGGGGCCGACCCGGCCACTGCCGGCGATCGCACCTGGGTCATGCCTCCTGAGTCCCTTTTGCAGACCCTCTGCGCCCCCCACCGACCGGGGCATTTTCGCGGCGTGGCCACCATTGTGCTGCAACTGCTAAACCTGGTGCAGCCGCAGCGGGCCTATTTTGGCCAAAAGGATGCCCAGCAACTGGCAATTATCCAGCGGCTGGTTCAAGATCTGCAAATTCCCACCACCATTGTCCCTTGCCCCACCGTGCGAGAAGCCGACGGCCTTGCCTACAGCTCCCGCAACCGCTACCTTTCGGCAGTGGAGCGGCAGGTGGCCGCCAGCCTGTACCGCGCCCTGCGCCGAGGTTACGACCACTGGCAAGCCGGGGATCCCTCCGCCGAAGGGATCCTGGCCGCCGCCCGTGCTGAGCTGGAGCGCACCCCCGAGCTGCGCGTGCAATATCTGGAATTGGTGGATCCGCAAACCCTCCAGCCCCTATCGGAGGTGAAAGATAAGGGGCTACTGGCCATCGCCGCCTATGTAGGGCAAACTCGCCTCATCGACAACCTGCTCCTTTCCCCGGAAGGGGTGGATCCCTTGCCCCAAGAACAGCAGAGTGCAGTGCCTCCTTCCCCGAAAAGGGGGCGTCGCCCGCTGATTGCCATCGACGGCCCGGCAGGGGCCGGGAAGTCCAGCGTAGCGCGGGCAGTGGCCGCTCAACTGCAGCTCTTGTACCTGGATACGGGGGCGATGTACCGGGCCATCACCTGGCTGGCGCTGCAGCGGGGGATCCCGTTGGACGACGCCGAGCAACTGACCCAACTGGCTGCCCAAACCCAACTAACCCTACAAAGTGGCCCCTCGGCCGACGAACCCACCCGCATCTGGGCCGACGGTGAGGAAGTTACCCAGGCCATTCGTTCCCCAGAGGTGACCCGCTGGGTTTCTCAGGTGGCGGCAGTGCCGGGGGTACGGCAGGAGCTGGTGAAGCGGCAACGCCTCATTGGACGGGATGGGGGGGCCGTCCTGGAGGGGCGAGATATCGGCACCCATGTTTTTCCTGATGCCGAGCTGAAAGTCTTTTTGACCGCCTCGGTGGGGGAGCGGGCCCAGCGCCGGCAACACCAACTGCAAGCCCAAGGACAAGTGGTGTCCCTCGAAGAGTTAAAAGCTCAGATCGAGCAGCGGGATCGCCGCGACAGCGAGCGGCTTATCTCTCCCTTGCGGCCTGCCCCCGATGCCATTCTGATCGACACGGACCACCTGAGCCAAGCTGAGGTGGAAGACAAAATTGTGAGGCTGTACCGGCAGCTTTTGGAGCGATCCGGGGCAGCCCATTTCGATATTATCTGA
- the petG gene encoding cytochrome b6-f complex subunit V: MIEPILLGIVLGMVLVTLAGLFVAAYRQYQRGNKMGL, from the coding sequence GTGATCGAGCCAATTTTGCTGGGGATCGTTTTGGGGATGGTGCTGGTTACCTTGGCAGGCCTGTTTGTGGCCGCCTACAGACAGTATCAGCGCGGCAATAAGATGGGTCTGTGA
- a CDS encoding 2-succinylbenzoate--CoA ligase, whose product MFPNHNCSPALKECLAGLEEQLRPLADKAVPLLVADSDPLQVWAAVLACQHLGIPLFLANPHWGGREWGQALASLGSAWRWRRGQLQEGSASSHPPLQHWQQILPSADWPVIGIPTGGSGGQVKWAVHSWRTLSASARAHQQHFSVDCVHSYCVLPLYHVSGLMQAVRSWLSGGQWIVWDWKRQQQAEAWDPPLPGSFLSLVPTQLQRLLLNAQPGVLESLRQFRAILVGGGPTWPSLRQQARQLHLPLALTYGMTESASQVCTLLPEAFLQGSDSLGRPLPHATLEIRGEAGDPLPAQTAGHIHVWAESLALGYYPLAREADGLGKWQQRGFTPGDWGYLDSDGYLYWLGRADDLILTGGEKVMAAEVEGEIRASGWVEDVCVLGLPDGEWGQQVVAVAVPKAGIPALPVELERHLKQHLSQQLSPFKHPKQWLWCAGIPRNAQGKVSRQQLRQWAAQQLRLATPGS is encoded by the coding sequence ATGTTTCCCAACCACAACTGCTCTCCCGCTTTGAAGGAGTGTCTGGCTGGGCTGGAAGAGCAACTGCGCCCTCTGGCAGACAAGGCCGTTCCCCTGTTGGTGGCAGACTCGGATCCGCTGCAAGTGTGGGCTGCCGTTTTGGCCTGCCAACACCTGGGGATCCCCCTCTTCTTGGCCAATCCCCACTGGGGAGGACGAGAGTGGGGGCAGGCTCTGGCCAGCCTGGGATCCGCTTGGCGCTGGCGGCGAGGGCAGTTGCAGGAGGGTTCTGCCTCCTCCCACCCCCCTCTGCAGCATTGGCAACAGATCCTACCCAGCGCCGATTGGCCAGTAATCGGGATCCCTACCGGTGGCTCCGGCGGCCAGGTGAAATGGGCAGTGCACTCCTGGCGTACCCTCAGCGCCTCTGCCAGAGCCCACCAGCAGCACTTCAGCGTGGATTGCGTCCATAGCTATTGTGTCCTGCCCCTGTACCACGTCAGCGGCCTGATGCAAGCTGTTCGTTCCTGGCTGAGCGGCGGCCAGTGGATTGTCTGGGATTGGAAACGACAGCAGCAGGCCGAGGCCTGGGATCCGCCTTTGCCGGGCAGCTTTCTGTCGCTGGTGCCCACCCAGTTGCAGCGGCTGTTGCTCAACGCCCAGCCGGGAGTCTTGGAGAGCCTGCGCCAGTTTCGAGCCATTCTGGTTGGCGGCGGCCCCACCTGGCCCAGTTTGCGGCAACAGGCCCGGCAACTGCACCTGCCCTTGGCCCTCACCTATGGCATGACCGAAAGCGCCTCCCAGGTGTGTACGCTCCTGCCGGAAGCCTTTTTGCAGGGGAGCGATAGCCTGGGGCGGCCCCTGCCCCACGCCACCCTGGAGATCCGCGGCGAAGCAGGGGATCCCTTGCCCGCCCAGACGGCGGGCCACATCCACGTGTGGGCGGAATCCCTGGCGCTGGGCTACTACCCTTTGGCGAGGGAGGCTGATGGCCTGGGCAAGTGGCAACAGCGGGGCTTCACCCCTGGAGATTGGGGCTATCTGGACTCAGACGGCTATCTCTACTGGCTGGGCCGCGCCGACGACCTGATCCTGACCGGCGGGGAAAAGGTGATGGCGGCCGAGGTAGAAGGGGAGATCCGGGCCAGCGGCTGGGTGGAGGATGTGTGCGTGCTCGGCCTGCCCGACGGCGAGTGGGGCCAGCAGGTGGTGGCGGTGGCCGTGCCCAAGGCTGGGATCCCTGCCCTCCCCGTAGAGCTGGAGAGGCACCTAAAGCAACACCTGAGCCAACAACTGAGCCCCTTCAAGCACCCTAAGCAATGGCTATGGTGTGCCGGGATCCCGCGCAACGCCCAGGGCAAAGTCAGCCGCCAACAGCTGCGGCAGTGGGCGGCCCAGCAGTTGAGACTGGCAACGCCAGGCAGCTAG
- a CDS encoding DnaJ domain-containing protein: MDYYAILNLSPQANSEDIKRAFRRLARQFHPDVAGEGSRERFEQIYQAYQVLSNPEERRRYDAQRHSPPSSVRGERRVVVRTTGSGSISAEPPARESLEAGIARVKAAWRERKLPTAVALAEALLKRFPNSKEAIHILALAYQRFGNHLICEGRYQQAEAYLRKALATEPHNRELAFEIWRDLARLGIREGSG; encoded by the coding sequence ATGGACTACTATGCAATCCTGAACCTCTCTCCCCAAGCGAACAGCGAAGATATCAAGCGAGCCTTTCGCCGGTTGGCGCGGCAGTTTCACCCCGATGTGGCAGGAGAGGGATCCCGAGAACGATTTGAGCAGATCTACCAGGCCTACCAAGTGCTGAGCAACCCTGAAGAGCGGCGGCGCTACGACGCCCAACGACACTCTCCACCCAGTTCTGTGAGGGGGGAAAGGCGCGTGGTTGTACGCACCACTGGGTCAGGCTCCATCTCAGCAGAACCACCGGCTCGGGAATCCCTTGAGGCAGGGATTGCCCGCGTCAAGGCGGCTTGGCGCGAGCGTAAGTTGCCCACGGCAGTGGCTCTGGCGGAGGCGCTGCTGAAGCGGTTTCCCAACTCCAAGGAAGCCATCCACATCTTGGCTTTGGCCTATCAGCGCTTCGGCAATCATTTAATCTGCGAGGGTCGCTACCAGCAGGCAGAGGCTTACTTGAGAAAAGCTTTGGCCACAGAGCCACACAACCGCGAGTTGGCCTTTGAAATCTGGCGAGACTTGGCCCGTCTGGGCATCCGGGAGGGATCCGGCTAG
- a CDS encoding ankyrin repeat domain-containing protein, which yields MSEALHRALANEDPQGLLAYLQQGGHVNAPDSQGFTPLHKAVLIGNLELLDLLLAYGASVDSMDSTGATPLHLAAASGQVEVVERLLKAGSDIDLLDRYGYTPLHRAALTDQAEVIGLLIQKGAKTCGVLHWATATGRKSVLARLLSKGAPVDAVDETGRTPLHEAATQGHLGIARFLILYGADVNARNRFGATPMHWAAWEGHIQILELLLENGAELNPRNHDGHTPLAYAQKRQHRLAAQWLQDRGATL from the coding sequence ATGAGCGAAGCACTGCACCGCGCCCTTGCCAATGAAGACCCGCAAGGATTGCTGGCTTACTTGCAGCAAGGGGGACATGTGAATGCTCCCGATTCGCAGGGGTTCACCCCGCTTCACAAAGCAGTACTCATCGGCAATCTGGAGCTGTTGGACTTGCTTTTGGCTTATGGCGCTTCCGTCGACTCGATGGATTCCACAGGGGCTACGCCGCTCCATTTGGCTGCTGCCAGCGGCCAGGTGGAAGTGGTGGAGCGGCTTCTCAAGGCAGGCAGCGATATCGATCTGCTAGATCGCTATGGATACACTCCTCTCCATCGGGCTGCCCTAACCGATCAGGCAGAAGTTATTGGTCTGCTGATCCAAAAAGGGGCAAAAACCTGTGGCGTTCTCCACTGGGCTACAGCTACGGGTAGGAAAAGCGTTCTCGCCCGCTTGCTCTCCAAGGGGGCACCGGTGGATGCCGTTGATGAGACGGGGCGAACTCCTCTGCACGAGGCGGCCACACAAGGACACTTGGGCATCGCTCGCTTTCTCATTTTGTACGGGGCCGATGTCAACGCGCGCAACCGCTTCGGGGCGACACCCATGCACTGGGCTGCCTGGGAAGGGCATATCCAGATCCTAGAGCTGCTGTTGGAAAATGGGGCCGAATTAAACCCCCGCAATCACGATGGACACACTCCCCTCGCCTATGCCCAGAAACGTCAGCACAGGCTAGCTGCCCAATGGCTGCAAGACCGAGGCGCAACCCTTTAG
- a CDS encoding L-lactate dehydrogenase, with the protein MKGSIIGAGQVGMACAYAMLIQNTLDELVIHDIDRAKLEGEVMDLVHGIPFVEPTRIWAGELADCAGSDVVIVTAGAKQRPGETRLDLVHRNVEIFKSLIPALMEHCPSAIFLVVSNPVDVMTYVSLKLAGLPAGQVLGSGTVLDTARFRYLLAQRLGVDPRSLHAYIIGEHGDSEVAVWSKVNIAGTPIGQLSPEWDPAHLGDIFEQVRNAAYEIIRRKGATSYAIGLGVAQIVQALVRDQRRVLTVSSLTQGEYDLPEVCLSLPRVVGRQGVERTLAMSLTESERQQLHRSAHILRQVIDSIRW; encoded by the coding sequence TTGAAGGGATCCATCATCGGCGCCGGGCAGGTGGGCATGGCCTGCGCCTACGCGATGCTTATCCAGAACACCCTCGATGAGCTGGTGATCCACGACATCGACCGCGCCAAGCTGGAAGGGGAAGTGATGGATCTGGTGCATGGGATCCCTTTTGTGGAGCCGACGCGGATCTGGGCAGGGGAGCTGGCCGATTGTGCCGGGTCAGACGTGGTGATTGTGACGGCGGGGGCCAAGCAGCGGCCTGGAGAAACCCGTTTGGATTTGGTTCACCGCAACGTCGAGATCTTCAAAAGCTTGATCCCGGCCCTGATGGAGCATTGCCCCAGCGCCATTTTCCTGGTGGTGAGCAACCCCGTTGACGTCATGACCTATGTTTCCCTGAAGTTAGCGGGGCTGCCGGCGGGGCAGGTGCTGGGGTCGGGAACGGTTTTGGATACGGCTCGCTTTCGCTATCTGTTGGCCCAGAGGCTGGGGGTGGATCCGCGCAGCCTGCACGCCTACATCATCGGCGAACATGGGGATAGCGAGGTGGCCGTCTGGAGCAAGGTGAACATCGCCGGCACGCCGATTGGCCAGCTCTCGCCGGAATGGGATCCCGCCCATTTGGGCGATATCTTCGAGCAGGTGCGCAATGCCGCCTATGAGATCATCCGCCGCAAAGGGGCCACCAGCTATGCCATTGGTCTGGGGGTGGCACAAATTGTCCAGGCCCTGGTACGGGATCAGCGGCGCGTTTTAACCGTGAGCAGCCTCACCCAGGGAGAATATGACCTGCCGGAGGTCTGCCTTAGTTTGCCGAGAGTGGTCGGTCGGCAAGGGGTGGAGCGCACGCTGGCCATGTCCCTCACCGAGAGCGAGCGGCAGCAACTGCACCGCTCTGCCCACATCTTGCGGCAAGTCATCGACAGCATCCGGTGGTAG
- the trmB gene encoding tRNA (guanosine(46)-N7)-methyltransferase TrmB, which produces MQKGLGQRLRQHVNPLQAQYQQPTPPPHWERVYRRLGQPLHLDIGSGSGRFLLRMAQEQPDWNFLGVEIRQPLVERANAWRDELGLDNVHFLFANINVSLRHLFAPGDLSRVTIQFPDPWFKKRHHKRRIVQPRLVADLALLLQPGSPVFLQSDVREVAEEMVDRFLEHPQFWNPYQGPIDDNPFGIPTEREWQCLQLGLPIYRYWLERR; this is translated from the coding sequence CTGCAGAAGGGTCTCGGCCAGCGACTGCGGCAACACGTCAACCCCCTGCAGGCTCAGTACCAACAACCCACCCCCCCACCCCACTGGGAACGGGTGTATCGGCGACTGGGGCAGCCCTTGCATTTGGATATCGGCTCAGGGAGCGGACGCTTTTTGCTGCGCATGGCCCAGGAGCAGCCCGACTGGAACTTTTTGGGGGTAGAGATTCGACAGCCGCTGGTGGAGCGGGCCAATGCTTGGCGGGACGAGCTGGGGCTGGATAACGTCCATTTTCTGTTTGCCAACATCAATGTCTCCCTGCGGCATCTGTTTGCGCCGGGAGATCTCAGCCGGGTCACCATCCAATTTCCGGATCCCTGGTTTAAAAAGCGCCATCACAAGCGGCGGATCGTCCAACCGCGACTGGTGGCGGATCTGGCCCTGCTGCTGCAACCGGGCAGCCCCGTCTTCCTGCAGTCGGACGTGCGGGAAGTGGCCGAGGAGATGGTCGATCGTTTCCTAGAGCATCCGCAGTTTTGGAATCCCTACCAGGGGCCCATCGATGACAACCCCTTCGGCATTCCCACCGAGCGGGAGTGGCAGTGCCTGCAGTTGGGTCTGCCCATCTACCGTTATTGGCTAGAGCGACGCTGA